In the Flagellimonas sp. HMM57 genome, one interval contains:
- a CDS encoding GH92 family glycosyl hydrolase: protein MRLNKILLFILPLLFALTLTCNDSPNSTVVSKTVPALKPVDLVYTQLDTENSRWFLFSSASRPFGMVNLSPDTQLQGTWGSGYRYEVDTIKGFSHIHGWQLSGLSVMPVTLTDINRNSVYQDFYSKFSHKEEEVSPGYHSLRLQRYNIHVALTSTKRVGLHQYIFPKTSEKAILFNLNGILGPCEIIQGKLEKAGDSELMGSFVIAPTKRRPKPVNVFFKAELNTSISNLKKDEKSGNYLVSLDSEKDTVLMKAAISYTSVKNAVANLETELPHWDFEKTVNESKSEWNGLLGRIKVEGGTEKAQKRFYTDLWHALLGRKIISDVNGAYPDNTGDTFRIGQLPLKKDGTPQFNHYNSDAFWGAQWTINTLWGLVYPEIKKEFVLSLLQYYKDGRLIPRGPSGGNYTYVMTGASSTPFIISAIQKGLVSENLDTIYHALKKNHMPNGIMEKAGYEHHTNLGGGLRYYLDKGYVPYPIPEGKFGGHQDGASLTMEYAYQDYTFAQLAKKLGYDDDYAYFMERSKNYRNVYDSDTGWMRPKNVDGKWKTDFDPFSYENGFNESNASQSTWFVPHDLDGLAQLMGGKEIAIEKLNQQFKEAEKLNFTAGSSHDREMHPDYSRIPINYGNQPSMQTAFVFHKLGRPDLTQYWSRKVVEKVFSGLSPKTGYNGDEDQGLMASLAVLMKIGLFQMNGGTEENPEYQIGSPIFDRITIELNTDFYSGKKIEINALNNSKDNVYVDGVLFNDKPLKSCTILHEDITNGGVLTIQMSGNSSIE, encoded by the coding sequence ATGAGACTAAATAAAATCCTACTATTCATATTACCACTGTTGTTTGCACTAACGCTTACATGTAATGACTCTCCCAATAGTACTGTTGTGTCAAAAACAGTACCTGCTCTAAAGCCAGTGGATTTAGTTTACACGCAATTGGACACCGAAAATTCCCGTTGGTTTCTTTTTTCATCTGCAAGTCGTCCTTTTGGTATGGTCAATTTAAGTCCCGATACCCAACTACAAGGTACCTGGGGAAGTGGTTATCGCTATGAAGTAGATACCATTAAAGGTTTTAGCCATATTCATGGGTGGCAATTATCGGGACTATCCGTAATGCCCGTAACACTAACGGATATCAATAGGAACTCCGTGTATCAGGATTTTTATTCAAAATTCAGTCATAAGGAAGAAGAAGTATCGCCAGGCTATCATTCCTTAAGATTGCAACGATACAATATTCATGTTGCCCTTACCAGTACCAAGCGCGTAGGATTGCATCAATACATATTTCCCAAGACCAGTGAAAAGGCTATTCTCTTTAATCTTAATGGAATTTTGGGGCCGTGTGAAATTATACAAGGAAAACTGGAAAAAGCAGGAGATTCTGAACTTATGGGCAGTTTTGTCATCGCTCCGACCAAAAGAAGGCCTAAACCTGTAAACGTTTTTTTTAAGGCTGAACTGAACACATCAATTTCCAATCTAAAAAAGGATGAAAAAAGTGGTAACTATTTGGTGTCCTTAGACAGTGAAAAAGACACTGTTTTAATGAAAGCTGCTATTTCCTATACCTCTGTAAAAAATGCTGTAGCTAACTTGGAAACGGAACTGCCCCATTGGGATTTTGAAAAAACGGTCAATGAATCCAAATCCGAGTGGAATGGACTTTTAGGAAGAATCAAAGTAGAAGGGGGTACGGAAAAGGCACAAAAAAGGTTTTATACCGATTTATGGCATGCATTGCTCGGCCGTAAAATTATTAGTGATGTAAACGGTGCATACCCAGACAATACCGGAGATACTTTTAGAATAGGTCAACTACCATTAAAAAAAGATGGGACACCACAGTTCAACCATTATAATTCTGATGCATTTTGGGGTGCGCAATGGACAATAAATACACTATGGGGACTAGTTTATCCAGAAATAAAGAAAGAGTTTGTTTTATCGCTTTTGCAATATTATAAAGATGGTAGGCTAATTCCTAGGGGACCTTCGGGAGGCAATTACACATATGTGATGACAGGCGCTTCAAGCACACCATTTATTATAAGCGCCATTCAAAAAGGGCTTGTATCTGAAAATTTGGATACGATTTACCATGCGCTAAAAAAGAACCATATGCCAAACGGTATCATGGAAAAGGCCGGATATGAGCACCATACCAATCTAGGGGGCGGTCTTAGATATTATTTGGACAAAGGATATGTCCCTTACCCTATCCCAGAAGGCAAATTTGGAGGGCATCAAGACGGGGCAAGTCTCACTATGGAATATGCATACCAAGATTACACATTTGCCCAATTGGCAAAAAAACTAGGTTATGATGATGACTACGCCTATTTTATGGAGAGATCTAAAAACTATAGAAATGTATATGATTCAGATACAGGTTGGATGCGACCAAAAAATGTAGACGGAAAGTGGAAAACTGATTTTGACCCTTTTAGCTATGAAAATGGATTTAATGAATCCAATGCATCACAATCAACGTGGTTCGTTCCCCATGATTTGGACGGACTTGCCCAGCTGATGGGTGGTAAGGAGATAGCAATCGAAAAATTGAATCAACAGTTCAAGGAAGCCGAAAAGCTAAACTTCACTGCCGGTAGTTCACATGATCGCGAGATGCATCCTGATTACAGCCGCATCCCAATAAATTATGGCAATCAACCGTCTATGCAGACCGCTTTTGTATTCCATAAATTGGGGAGACCTGACCTGACCCAATATTGGTCCAGAAAAGTTGTAGAAAAGGTATTTAGTGGTCTGTCCCCCAAAACTGGGTACAATGGCGACGAAGATCAAGGCCTAATGGCAAGTTTAGCGGTGTTAATGAAAATTGGATTGTTTCAAATGAACGGTGGTACGGAAGAAAACCCTGAATATCAGATTGGAAGTCCAATTTTTGATAGAATAACCATTGAGCTGAATACTGATTTTTATTCTGGTAAAAAAATAGAAATAAACGCGTTGAACAATAGTAAAGACAACGTCTATGTTGATGGGGTTTTATTTAATGACAAACCATTAAAATCATGTACTATTCTACATGAAGATATTACCAACGGAGGTGTTCTTACTATTCAAATGTCTGGAAATAGTAGTATTGAGTAA
- a CDS encoding glycosyl hydrolase 115 family protein, which translates to MTKSIQIKAFYFFCLGLGILISTSCSNENPANCYIVQGTNLDAVEANVVSDLKNDLEKVIPLEIAILSGTDPLPEHGIFYFIGTQKSNQAITKLVNQGKVSISSENPRPRGGIWTKTELDNNQNAIVLAGSDIQGLQRSVYNYAQEILGVDPLEYWTGSVPKKIDASKLFNFENKIISPPKVPIRCYFENDVDELANYRGKLLEYDWESYTEMINSLVRLGYNAIEFFDMLGRPEFFLRPEYKALHPDYEVDLDYLDKMMDYAHEKGMKIQINFALGYQIHPFPLEKSDCWDKYKDDWVAAWKYYLEKTPLSKTDIFALRPRNQVWDWEYKSSCGENKIEVFNEVYEVFSELIDDYNPKAQKVLVCYSDAMEMWNEGFRPPKDWIVAWADDGFGKFESLPKTTDGYDFGTYMHAGFWSNHTVHDPYPKIVEDKMKTMFNDFNAHAYCLVNGQNFRPFLLNLEAYGAVCQNPDSFDGEQFYKRWTSRYFGDLGSPFAIEAMKKLHEAQFDRVGYVQNLWEIREAISYLSDSPIERPGKAPVPHSYEKVQADYESLERRLTHISDALSAAEKGQDLITGERMIFYHDYVLLPIKIYNDLLTFEHQLHKLCKLKKAYEETSDKQQIVSALNLSEKAKEDLKIVHSRRIESDKNPKWKGWYDPKIRRPNNGFPTMDMMKAIQVNLTGILNTHETK; encoded by the coding sequence GTGACGAAAAGTATTCAAATAAAAGCTTTCTATTTTTTTTGTTTGGGGTTGGGTATATTGATTTCTACATCGTGCTCAAATGAAAATCCCGCCAACTGTTACATTGTACAAGGAACAAATTTAGACGCTGTTGAGGCCAATGTAGTGTCCGATTTAAAAAATGATCTTGAGAAGGTAATCCCTTTGGAAATTGCAATCCTTTCAGGAACAGACCCTTTACCTGAGCATGGTATCTTTTATTTTATAGGAACCCAAAAATCTAACCAAGCCATTACGAAATTGGTAAATCAAGGAAAGGTTTCAATTTCCTCTGAAAATCCTAGGCCAAGAGGTGGAATATGGACCAAAACGGAACTTGACAACAATCAAAATGCAATTGTTCTGGCCGGTTCAGACATTCAAGGGCTGCAACGTTCCGTGTACAATTACGCTCAAGAAATTCTTGGAGTAGATCCTTTAGAATATTGGACAGGTAGTGTGCCAAAAAAAATCGACGCTTCGAAACTATTCAATTTTGAAAATAAAATCATTTCACCACCAAAAGTACCTATACGATGTTATTTTGAGAATGATGTTGACGAGTTAGCAAACTATCGGGGCAAACTACTGGAATATGATTGGGAAAGCTATACCGAAATGATTAATTCTTTGGTCAGATTAGGGTATAATGCCATTGAGTTTTTTGATATGCTGGGCAGACCTGAATTCTTTCTCCGTCCTGAGTATAAGGCTTTGCATCCAGATTATGAGGTTGACTTGGACTATTTGGACAAAATGATGGACTATGCCCATGAAAAGGGCATGAAAATTCAAATAAATTTTGCCCTGGGGTATCAAATACATCCGTTTCCGCTTGAAAAATCCGATTGTTGGGACAAGTACAAGGATGATTGGGTTGCTGCGTGGAAATACTATCTAGAAAAAACGCCTTTGTCCAAAACGGACATTTTTGCGCTACGCCCAAGAAATCAGGTCTGGGATTGGGAATACAAAAGTAGTTGTGGTGAAAACAAGATAGAAGTCTTCAATGAGGTATATGAGGTGTTTAGTGAGCTTATAGATGATTACAATCCCAAGGCACAGAAAGTATTGGTGTGCTATTCAGATGCCATGGAAATGTGGAACGAGGGTTTCAGGCCTCCAAAGGATTGGATAGTTGCTTGGGCCGATGATGGGTTTGGTAAATTTGAAAGCTTACCTAAAACCACCGACGGATACGATTTTGGCACATACATGCATGCGGGCTTTTGGTCCAATCATACCGTACACGATCCTTACCCCAAGATTGTAGAAGATAAAATGAAAACGATGTTCAACGACTTTAATGCGCATGCGTACTGCTTGGTGAACGGACAAAATTTTAGGCCTTTTCTATTGAATTTGGAAGCATATGGTGCAGTATGTCAAAATCCAGATTCATTTGATGGCGAACAATTTTACAAAAGATGGACTTCGCGCTATTTTGGTGATTTGGGTAGCCCATTTGCTATAGAAGCTATGAAAAAGTTACATGAGGCCCAATTTGATAGGGTAGGCTATGTTCAAAATCTTTGGGAAATAAGGGAAGCCATATCCTACTTAAGCGATTCTCCCATAGAACGCCCTGGCAAAGCCCCAGTTCCACATTCATACGAAAAAGTACAAGCCGATTATGAATCCTTGGAAAGAAGATTGACCCATATCTCTGATGCACTTTCAGCTGCTGAAAAAGGCCAGGATTTAATCACAGGGGAGCGTATGATTTTTTATCATGATTATGTGTTGTTGCCCATCAAAATATATAACGACCTCTTGACCTTTGAACATCAATTGCATAAGCTATGTAAACTTAAGAAAGCGTATGAAGAAACATCGGATAAACAACAAATAGTGAGTGCACTAAACCTATCGGAAAAAGCGAAGGAAGATTTGAAAATTGTTCATTCAAGACGTATTGAAAGTGATAAGAACCCCAAATGGAAAGGGTGGTACGACCCAAAAATAAGAAGGCCTAACAATGGTTTTCCTACGATGGATATGATGAAGGCCATCCAAGTCAATTTAACTGGCATATTAAATACGCATGAGACTAAATAA
- a CDS encoding RagB/SusD family nutrient uptake outer membrane protein codes for MKRIRKIKYFSFALIGMIAFSACDDFLEEDPKSDITAENFINEENADQLVVGIYSELRDVYRDYTFKFFGTDLFASRAEAFSFTPENDYFNLNAGIGFTVWASNYRVIGRANIAINRFLNEIDFSESNIPERDLGVAQARALRALAYFNLVQQYGGVPIELEEQTTVRTDYTRASEAEVYLQIIDDLETAIPILEDSPDPGRFSSRAAQHLLAEVYLTRAYTTFAEANDFQAAAGLAEAAIGSYDIRSQSYAEVFDIDNQINDEILFAIQWGIEGLAEDFNNNKHSIFMSQVFQYPGISRTGNIYGVSGYDAQPTNFFYSLFADNDTREEATIHRVLFADEEVLFDPDGDGPIPSDLIQPGDTAIFFPKNMLDDAELANRLNRYFVYQPDQYEFGLPDNIPGVTYQYSSNILRNNFPIFKKFDDTVFDETEGGARDTFVFRVAGTHLLAAEAHLGAGNTGQALFHMNRVRERATGVADELTEVDIDAIIDERARELAGETNRWAVLKRTGKLEERINLYNPQVIDHGAFDSSIHLLRPIPDVELQLTDGSLEQNPGY; via the coding sequence ATGAAACGAATTAGAAAAATTAAATATTTCAGTTTCGCACTAATAGGTATGATTGCTTTTAGTGCCTGTGACGATTTTTTGGAGGAAGATCCGAAATCAGATATAACGGCTGAAAACTTTATCAACGAAGAAAATGCAGATCAACTTGTTGTTGGAATCTATAGTGAGCTTCGTGATGTTTATCGCGATTATACATTTAAATTTTTTGGCACTGATTTATTTGCCAGTAGAGCGGAAGCCTTTTCGTTTACTCCTGAAAACGACTATTTCAACCTTAATGCAGGTATTGGGTTTACGGTTTGGGCAAGTAACTATCGTGTTATAGGTAGGGCCAATATTGCCATTAATCGATTCTTAAATGAGATCGATTTTAGTGAATCAAATATACCCGAGAGAGATTTGGGCGTAGCACAAGCAAGGGCACTTAGAGCTTTGGCGTACTTTAATTTGGTACAGCAATATGGTGGTGTTCCCATTGAACTTGAAGAGCAGACCACCGTTCGCACGGATTATACCCGCGCTTCAGAAGCGGAAGTCTACCTACAGATCATTGATGATTTGGAAACGGCTATACCTATTTTGGAAGATTCGCCAGACCCTGGGCGTTTTTCGTCTAGAGCGGCACAGCATTTATTGGCCGAAGTCTATTTGACAAGAGCGTACACCACATTTGCAGAAGCCAATGATTTTCAAGCAGCAGCCGGTTTGGCAGAGGCCGCAATTGGGTCATACGATATAAGAAGCCAGTCGTATGCAGAAGTTTTTGATATCGATAACCAAATCAATGATGAGATACTTTTCGCTATACAGTGGGGAATTGAAGGTTTGGCAGAGGATTTCAACAACAATAAGCATTCGATATTCATGAGTCAGGTTTTCCAATATCCAGGGATTAGTAGAACTGGTAATATTTATGGAGTTAGTGGCTATGATGCCCAACCAACAAACTTCTTCTATTCTTTATTTGCTGATAACGATACTAGGGAAGAAGCTACAATTCATCGTGTACTATTTGCAGATGAGGAAGTTTTGTTCGATCCTGATGGCGATGGCCCTATTCCCAGTGATTTGATTCAGCCAGGAGATACAGCTATCTTTTTTCCAAAAAACATGTTGGACGATGCTGAATTGGCCAATCGTTTGAACAGATATTTTGTATATCAACCCGACCAATATGAATTTGGGTTACCCGATAACATTCCGGGAGTTACCTATCAATACTCATCAAACATCTTGCGTAACAATTTTCCGATTTTCAAGAAATTCGATGATACCGTTTTTGATGAAACGGAAGGTGGCGCACGCGATACTTTTGTTTTTAGAGTTGCTGGCACGCATCTTCTAGCGGCAGAAGCACACCTAGGGGCAGGTAATACAGGTCAGGCCCTGTTTCATATGAATAGGGTGAGGGAACGCGCAACCGGTGTTGCAGATGAATTGACCGAGGTTGATATTGATGCAATTATTGACGAACGCGCTCGAGAATTGGCCGGTGAGACGAATAGATGGGCTGTGTTAAAACGTACCGGAAAATTGGAAGAACGTATCAATTTGTACAATCCGCAAGTAATTGATCATGGGGCATTCGATTCAAGCATACATTTATTACGCCCAATACCTGATGTTGAATTACAGCTTACAGATGGCTCTTTGGAGCAAAACCCTGGATACTAA
- a CDS encoding TonB-dependent receptor: MKLKLLLLLACTVSFASLAQTQITGVVLDENNAPLPGANVQEKGTTNGVVTDFDGNFIINVQDSNSILVISYIGFETKELTLDGSSNYTVQLSTSSTGLDEVVVIGYGSVKKSDLTGAVASLSNETVTEQRKTDIGQAIQGRVAGVDVRTLNSKPGAPLSIQIRGNTVITANQGSERDGVSDDVTTDPDQPLYVVDGVFFDNINVLNPADIEQIDILKDVSATAIYGARGANGVVIITTKNGIEGVSRFTYDATFGLRSATNLPDFFTGPEYVGFVDDVLRAREWLGTDLSIDAYNNVAIDRSTEFQTSNEEANNVANGRYTDWADLLRGTGIQTSHTVGISGGSNGLVYNGSLGYLKDEGVIGIEEFERYNISLSASKKLSDKFTLGIKTYLALSEREAGSPELFRSSLRLAPTVNPFDENGELILVPDEQDQRFINPFFEDQGSYTAETKSLDVIANVFLNYKPNNWFNFKTQFSPTVSSTRFGEFRGLLTRSSRNDPTRVRSTYDTRLRTSYTWDNIADFDFNIKEGHNLKTTLITSLFYDNTEGSDIETRNFDTDAFSFFNTEGGTDIRTFDTFQTQETLASFAARVNYNIKDKYLFTLTGRYDGSSKLAAGNQWDFFPSAAFAWRASQESFLKDVDWLNNLKFRVSYGESGNDNPVSAFSSFAFLEQSSFLFGSDLANGQFVQTLPNEELTWEVSRELNLGIDLAILSNRINLAFEYYNKTTDGSILARTLSSITGFGDDGLPTTIGNFGSVRNKGVEFTLNTVNVRTDNFSWRTSLNFSANDNEILELFGDTEQIPISSDVRFNGVLQEGAPIDAVWSYEVDGIYGTDDVAEAASFGFLPGQYRFVDQNDDGVINQEDRVVLGSQAPDWIAGMTNTFSYKNFELNVQVNTRQGTFGHSEFLQNFSTFQGDRAVFNSLDQNYWTPLNQDAEFPSPEYGEDSSFPWFNTSFDFVRVGNIGLGYTFSQSVLDKLKMSSFRLSLDVQNPFTFTDFAGPDPETGLQNSFGQTYAIKTFLFGLKVAY; the protein is encoded by the coding sequence ATGAAACTGAAACTTTTACTACTGTTAGCTTGTACTGTTTCGTTTGCTTCCTTGGCACAAACCCAAATTACCGGGGTAGTGCTGGATGAGAACAACGCACCCTTACCAGGTGCCAATGTACAAGAGAAAGGAACCACAAATGGCGTGGTTACGGATTTTGATGGTAACTTTATTATTAATGTCCAAGATAGCAATTCGATATTGGTGATTTCCTATATCGGATTTGAAACCAAAGAACTTACTTTAGATGGGTCATCAAACTACACCGTACAACTAAGTACCTCCTCTACTGGATTAGATGAAGTTGTGGTTATTGGTTATGGATCTGTGAAAAAAAGTGACTTAACAGGTGCAGTGGCATCATTAAGTAACGAGACCGTAACCGAACAGCGAAAAACCGATATTGGTCAAGCCATCCAAGGTCGGGTAGCTGGGGTAGATGTTCGTACCCTAAACTCTAAACCCGGCGCACCACTATCCATTCAAATTAGGGGTAATACCGTGATAACGGCCAATCAAGGAAGTGAACGTGATGGGGTAAGCGATGATGTTACTACGGACCCTGACCAACCCTTATATGTTGTGGATGGAGTGTTTTTTGATAATATCAATGTGCTAAATCCAGCGGACATTGAACAAATTGATATCTTAAAAGATGTTTCCGCAACAGCAATCTATGGTGCCCGAGGCGCAAATGGTGTTGTTATTATTACTACTAAAAACGGTATAGAAGGTGTTTCCAGATTTACATATGATGCAACTTTCGGTTTGCGTTCCGCTACCAATTTACCCGATTTTTTCACTGGTCCGGAATATGTTGGATTTGTTGATGATGTCCTAAGGGCCAGAGAATGGCTGGGAACTGATTTGAGTATAGATGCCTACAACAATGTTGCAATTGACCGTTCAACTGAATTTCAAACATCAAACGAAGAAGCAAATAATGTAGCCAATGGCAGGTATACCGATTGGGCGGATTTATTAAGGGGTACAGGGATTCAGACCAGCCATACCGTGGGTATTTCAGGTGGAAGCAACGGTTTGGTATACAATGGATCTCTTGGTTACCTAAAAGATGAAGGTGTTATAGGAATTGAAGAATTTGAGCGCTATAACATAAGCCTATCAGCCTCCAAAAAGCTTTCTGATAAATTTACGCTGGGTATAAAAACGTACTTGGCATTGTCTGAACGTGAAGCGGGCAGTCCTGAGCTGTTTCGTAGTTCATTACGATTAGCCCCTACGGTAAACCCATTTGATGAAAATGGAGAACTGATATTGGTGCCCGACGAACAAGATCAACGCTTTATCAATCCATTCTTTGAAGACCAAGGATCATATACAGCAGAAACAAAATCTTTGGATGTTATCGCCAATGTGTTTTTAAATTACAAGCCCAATAATTGGTTCAACTTTAAGACACAGTTTTCGCCAACGGTTTCTTCTACACGTTTTGGTGAGTTTAGGGGATTGTTGACCAGGTCTTCCCGTAACGACCCAACTAGAGTTAGGTCTACCTACGATACGCGTTTACGGACATCGTACACTTGGGACAATATTGCGGATTTTGACTTCAATATTAAAGAAGGTCATAACTTAAAAACAACCTTGATTACTTCATTGTTTTATGACAATACCGAGGGTAGTGACATTGAAACTAGAAATTTTGATACCGATGCTTTCTCATTTTTTAATACCGAAGGCGGTACCGACATACGAACTTTTGATACTTTTCAGACACAAGAGACCTTGGCTTCATTTGCTGCACGTGTAAATTATAATATAAAAGATAAATATTTATTCACCTTAACGGGTAGGTACGATGGGTCTTCAAAATTAGCTGCCGGCAATCAGTGGGACTTTTTCCCGTCAGCTGCTTTTGCATGGCGTGCAAGCCAAGAGAGTTTTTTGAAAGATGTAGATTGGTTGAACAATTTAAAATTTCGAGTAAGTTATGGAGAATCGGGTAATGATAATCCAGTATCCGCATTCTCATCCTTTGCGTTTTTAGAGCAATCCAGCTTTTTGTTCGGTAGCGATTTAGCAAATGGACAATTTGTGCAAACCTTACCTAATGAAGAGTTGACGTGGGAGGTTTCTAGAGAATTAAATTTAGGAATTGATTTAGCTATTCTGAGTAATAGAATAAACCTTGCTTTTGAATACTACAATAAAACTACCGATGGAAGCATACTTGCACGTACCTTGTCCTCTATCACAGGTTTTGGGGATGATGGACTGCCAACTACAATAGGTAATTTTGGTTCCGTTCGCAATAAAGGAGTCGAATTCACCTTAAACACCGTCAATGTTCGAACGGATAACTTTTCATGGCGTACAAGCTTAAATTTTTCAGCCAATGACAATGAGATTTTAGAACTGTTCGGTGATACAGAGCAAATACCTATAAGTTCTGATGTTCGCTTTAATGGAGTTTTGCAAGAGGGTGCGCCTATAGATGCAGTATGGAGCTATGAAGTTGATGGTATCTATGGAACCGATGATGTGGCCGAGGCAGCATCGTTTGGGTTTCTGCCAGGCCAATATAGGTTTGTAGATCAAAATGATGATGGAGTCATCAACCAAGAAGATAGGGTGGTTTTAGGATCGCAAGCACCAGATTGGATTGCAGGTATGACCAATACCTTTAGTTATAAGAACTTTGAGCTCAACGTACAGGTTAACACTAGACAAGGTACGTTCGGGCATTCCGAGTTCCTTCAAAATTTTTCAACCTTTCAAGGAGATAGGGCTGTATTTAATAGTTTAGATCAAAATTATTGGACACCGCTTAACCAAGATGCTGAGTTTCCATCTCCAGAATATGGTGAAGACTCTTCTTTTCCTTGGTTCAATACTAGTTTTGATTTTGTAAGGGTAGGTAATATTGGTCTGGGATATACATTTTCACAATCTGTATTGGACAAATTAAAAATGTCAAGTTTCCGACTATCACTGGATGTTCAAAATCCGTTTACATTTACCGACTTCGCAGGACCGGATCCAGAAACAGGTCTCCAAAATTCTTTCGGCCAGACCTATGCCATAAAAACCTTTTTGTTTGGTTTAAAAGTAGCCTATTAA
- a CDS encoding DUF1080 domain-containing protein, giving the protein MKPVTLNCFTLLFSVLLFLNCAEQTKDDTPWLILFDGKTLNGWTQIGGQALYEVNDGAIIGRTVHDTPNSFLTSNTKYGDFILELDYKVDPSMNSGIQIRSNSFPHYREGRVHGYQVEIDPSDRAWSAGIYDESRRGWLNPMTENIEAQKAFKQNEWNHYRIEAIGDTLKTWINGIPAAHLVDEKTSSGFIALQVHSIKPEQQEGTEIRWKNIKIITDSVAKYATKSPIKPIITKNQLTIDERKNGWKLLWDGHSTNGWRGARLDDFPNKGWEINNGELTVLSSGGEESSAGGDIVTKDVYGDFELKVDFRLTEGANSGIKYYVDTDLNKGPGSSIGLEYQILDDRRHPDAKKGNHKGSRTVASLYDLIQADTTKYMNPIGAWNSAHIISKGNHVEHWLNGMKVLEYKRKSEAYRKLVSESKYVDWPNFGELDEGHILLQDHGDHVSFKNIKIRPISMLSNQ; this is encoded by the coding sequence ATGAAACCTGTTACTCTCAACTGTTTTACACTACTTTTCTCTGTATTACTATTTTTAAACTGCGCCGAACAAACTAAAGATGATACCCCTTGGCTTATTCTCTTTGATGGTAAAACATTGAATGGATGGACACAAATAGGTGGACAAGCACTATACGAAGTAAACGATGGTGCTATAATTGGCCGCACCGTTCATGATACCCCTAACTCCTTCTTGACGTCCAATACCAAGTATGGCGATTTTATTTTAGAACTTGACTATAAGGTAGACCCTTCCATGAATTCGGGCATTCAAATTCGAAGCAATAGTTTCCCACATTATCGAGAAGGTAGAGTACATGGTTATCAGGTCGAAATAGACCCATCCGATCGTGCTTGGAGCGCTGGTATTTATGACGAATCCAGAAGAGGTTGGTTGAATCCTATGACCGAAAATATAGAAGCTCAAAAAGCATTTAAACAAAACGAGTGGAACCATTATCGTATTGAAGCTATCGGTGATACTTTAAAGACATGGATAAATGGAATCCCCGCTGCCCATCTGGTTGATGAGAAAACTTCTTCAGGTTTCATCGCACTCCAGGTACACAGTATTAAACCAGAGCAACAAGAAGGGACCGAAATTAGGTGGAAGAACATAAAAATCATTACCGACAGCGTTGCCAAATACGCCACAAAGAGTCCGATAAAACCAATCATAACAAAAAATCAATTGACCATTGACGAGCGCAAGAATGGATGGAAATTATTATGGGATGGACATTCTACAAACGGATGGCGTGGGGCAAGATTAGATGATTTCCCCAATAAGGGTTGGGAAATCAACAATGGTGAATTGACCGTTCTTTCCTCTGGCGGCGAAGAGTCCTCGGCAGGTGGTGATATTGTCACAAAAGATGTTTATGGTGATTTCGAGCTAAAGGTCGATTTTAGGCTTACCGAAGGTGCCAATAGTGGCATCAAATATTATGTTGATACTGATTTGAACAAAGGTCCCGGTTCTTCAATAGGGTTGGAATATCAAATTTTAGATGATAGAAGGCATCCTGATGCCAAAAAAGGAAATCATAAAGGTAGCAGAACGGTCGCTTCCTTATATGATTTAATACAAGCGGATACCACAAAATATATGAACCCGATCGGAGCATGGAACTCCGCCCATATCATTTCAAAAGGCAATCATGTTGAGCATTGGTTAAATGGTATGAAGGTCTTGGAATATAAAAGAAAAAGCGAAGCATATAGAAAATTGGTGTCCGAGAGCAAATACGTGGACTGGCCCAATTTTGGTGAATTGGACGAGGGCCATATTCTACTACAAGATCATGGAGACCATGTTAGCTTTAAAAATATAAAGATTCGTCCTATCAGCATGTTATCCAATCAATAA